Part of the Spiroplasma endosymbiont of Poecilobothrus nobilitatus genome is shown below.
GCTAATAAAATAAAATTTGTTTGTTTTGCTACTAATAAATATAATGGTTGCATGTCAGAAATAATAATTGAATTTTCTTTGATTAATTGTTTATTAATATTTTCAATAATTCACTGTTTTTGTAATCGTTTTGTGTTGGTTGATTTAACATAAATATTATTATTGCTATCAACAGCCATTTGAACACAACATTTAGTGTTGGTTGAAAATGAATCAAGATGAATTTTTCTTTTATCAAATTTATCTTTAAAATTACCTTTGTGGATTTCTTTAATAAATGTTTCATCGATTTGAATTTGGCCATTTAATGTTTTAAATTTTAATTGGGTGTTTTCTAATTGTTTTGATTTCATTATTTTTTGGCGATTATATCAAGCGGTTTTCGGTGATGTTTTAATAAAGTGGGAAATCATTTTACTAGATTGGCCTAATAATGAAATTTGAATCAATAAATTTCACTGTTCATAATTTAAATGACTTCAATACGTAAAATGATCACGAAAAGCATCAAAACTAGCACGACATTTTTTGCATAAATATTTTTGTTTTCCTTCAGGATTATGACCATTTTTAACACAATAAAAAGATTGACAATTAGGACATTTAATACCTTTATCCCTAAATTTTTGATCAATTTCATTTAAGCGTTTTTGTTTTTTAATTAATTCTGCTTCTTTTTTGACTTTTTCATTAAATTCTAAAAATTGATCATCTGTTAAACTATTTATTAATTCTTCAATTATTTTTTCCATTAATTATTCACCTCTTATATTAAAAATATACCTAATTTTAGGTATATTTTATAAATATCAAGAGTTTTCTACAAAATTAAAGAAGTATTTTAATTTTTATTTAATATATTTAATATATTTATGCTATTAATTTCTTTTATTTGGATAGGCTACAATTATTAGGACCATAATTATATAGACTTCAAAATCAGATAAAATTATTAAGAAAGAAGGAATATAAAAATGGGAAATAAAACTTCATACTATGAATAATTTAAAAAACAAATTGTCATGCTATCATAAAAATGGTAAAAGTGTTATTAATCTAGGGCAAGAATATAATTTACCAAAACCAACTATTTATAGTTGAGTTAAAAATTATAATAATTATGGTTCATTTAAAGCAAAAGACAATCGCACACTAGAAGAAAATGAAATAATAACTTTACGAAAAGAACTTAAAGACTTGAAAATGGAAAATGACATTTTAAAGCAAGCCGCACTGATAATGGCCAAAAAATAACAATAATTAATAACAACAAAACAAAATATTCAGTAAGAAAAATATGTAAGATTTTGGGTTTATCAAAATCAACGTATTATTATCAAACTAATAAATGTATTAACAAGCAAGTTAATAATTATGAACAAGAAATTATCAGTGCCTTTAATAAAAGTCGCAAAATTTATGGGGCTCGCAAAATTAAAGTTATTTTAAACAGAAAAGATATCATCTTATCGCGGCGAAAAATCAGATTCTTTATGATCAAAAATAATTTGGTTTCTAAATACACCAAATTAAAATATCATAATCATAAAACAACAGTCAATAATGACCAAATTAATAATATTTTAAATCGTCAATTTAACAACAAAAAACCTAATGAAGTTATTGTTAGTGATTTAACATATGTTAAAGTTGGCGCTAAATGACATTATATTTGTTTATTAATTGACTTGTTTAATCGTGAAATAATTGGTTATAGTGCTGGGCCGAATAAAACAGCCGAACTGGTCCAACAAGCTTTTCATAAAATAACACGACCATTAAATCAAATAACTCTATTTCATACTGATCGTGGTAATGAGTTTAAAAATAAAATCATTGATGAAATTTTAATAACTTTTAATATTAAAAGATCATTAAGCAATAAAGGCTGCCCTTATGATAATGCTGTGGCTGAAACAACTTACAAAACTTTTAAAACTGAATTTATTAAGGGTAAAAAATTTAAAAATTTAACACAATTAAAATACGAACTTTTTGATTTTGTGCATTGATATAACAATATTCGAATTCATGGCAGTTTAAATTATTTATCTCCAGTTACTTTTAGAAAACAAATGTATATATAAAAAGTGTCCTAAAAAGCGTTGCCATTCCAGCACATATTGTTTATCGTTATATGAAAAATTTAGGAATTAAATCGGTAATTAATAAGAAAACCAA
Proteins encoded:
- a CDS encoding IS1/IS1595 family N-terminal zinc-binding domain-containing protein, giving the protein MEKIIEELINSLTDDQFLEFNEKVKKEAELIKKQKRLNEIDQKFRDKGIKCPNCQSFYCVKNGHNPEGKQKYLCKKCRASFDAFRDHFTYWSHLNYEQWNLLIQISLLGQSSKMISHFIKTSPKTAWYNRQKIMKSKQLENTQLKFKTLNGQIQIDETFIKEIHKGNFKDKFDKRKIHLDSFSTNTKCCVQMAVDSNNNIYVKSTNTKRLQKQWIIENINKQLIKENSIIISDMQPLYLLVAKQTNFILLATKTSTNPDASYQKLNKISKLQSNLKESLIHYHGLGFTNIQNYLNLWKWKYQHKGLTPNQQSSVLYFNV
- a CDS encoding IS3 family transposase (programmed frameshift), encoding MNNLKNKLSCYHKNGKSVINLGQEYNLPKPTIYSWVKNYNNYGSFKAKDNRTLEENEIITLRKELKDLKMENDIFKASRTDNGQKITIINNNKTKYSVRKICKILGLSKSTYYYQTNKCINKQVNNYEQEIISAFNKSRKIYGARKIKVILNRKDIILSRRKIRFFMIKNNLVSKYTKLKYHNHKTTVNNDQINNILNRQFNNKKPNEVIVSDLTYVKVGAKWHYICLLIDLFNREIIGYSAGPNKTAELVQQAFHKITRPLNQITLFHTDRGNEFKNKIIDEILITFNIKRSLSNKGCPYDNAVAETTYKTFKTEFIKGKKFKNLTQLKYELFDFVHWYNNIRIHGSLNYLSPVTFRKQMYI